Proteins from a single region of Budorcas taxicolor isolate Tak-1 chromosome 11, Takin1.1, whole genome shotgun sequence:
- the GPATCH11 gene encoding G patch domain-containing protein 11 encodes MKLNMAEEEDYMSDSFINVQDDIRPGLPMLRQIREARRKEEKRQEANLKNRQKSIKEEEQERRDTGLKKALGCENKGFALLQKMGYKSGQALGKSGDGIVEPIPLNVKTGKSGIGHETLLKRKAEEKLESYRRKIHMKSQAEEKAAEQFRIRLKNKQDEMKLEGDLRRSQRACQQLDTQKNIEVPREAWYWLRPEEETEEETEEEQDEDEYKSEDLSVLEKLQILTSYLREEHLYCIWCGTAYEDKEDLSSNCPGPTSADHD; translated from the exons ATGAAGTTGAACATGGCAGAAGAGGAGGACTATATGTCTGATTCCTTCATTAATGTCCA AGACGATATCAGACCAGGCTTGCCAATGCTGAGGCAAATCCGGGAAGCCCGCCGAAAAGAAGAAAAGCGACAGGAAGCGAATCTGAAAAACAGACAGAAGAGtataaaagaagaagaacaagagaGACGTGACACAGGGTTGAAGAAAGCACTCGGCTGCGAAAACAAAGGGTTTGCTCTGCTTCAGAAGATGGGGTATAAAAGTGGTCAGGCCCTCGGCAAGAGTG gaGATGGTATTGTTGAACCAATTCCTCTCAATGTCAAAACAG GGAAAAGTGGCATTGGTCATGAGACATTATTAAAACGGAAAGCAGAGGAAAAATTGGAAAGCTACAGAAGAAAGATTCACATGAAAAGCCAAGCTGAAGAAAAAGCAGCAGAACAGTTTCG aATTCGACTTaaaaataagcaagatgaaatgAAGCTAGAAGGAGATCTTAGAAGAAGTCAGAGAGCCTGTCAACAACTGGATACTCAGAAG AATATTGAAGttcccagggaggcctggtactGGTTGAGGcctgaagaggaaactgaagaagagacagaggaagaacAAGATGAAGATGAATATAAGAGTGAAGATTTAAGT GTACTGGAAAAATTACAAATACTGACTAGTTATTTAAGAGAAGAACATCTGTATTGTATTTGGTGTGGAACAGCCTATGAAG ATAAAGAAGACCTGTCTTCAAATTGTCCAGGACCAACTTCTGCAGATCATGACTAA